The following proteins come from a genomic window of Pseudomonas sp. MAG733B:
- a CDS encoding autoinducer binding domain-containing protein, with protein sequence MERWKELQLIQLSSTTEIESAYRISLSFAKNIGFKFFAFSTSCPTKNESFHTVRFNNYPKDWNAEYERKKLCAIDPVVAHCNQSMLPVLWSEELFSNTPWLWDELEQQGLQHGWSQAVHDEESGLCSILSLARTHCPVSAWELYENLGFSVFIGRHLHKLIAQTMPKAPEHPSTPHLTPREIDVLKLAADGKTAYESARILNLSARTINFHVQEAIRKLGVNNKISAVIAAVKAGYLTSNALR encoded by the coding sequence ATGGAAAGGTGGAAGGAACTACAACTCATACAACTATCCAGTACGACGGAAATTGAGAGCGCCTACCGGATCTCACTGAGTTTTGCGAAAAATATCGGATTTAAATTTTTCGCGTTTTCAACAAGTTGTCCAACAAAAAATGAAAGTTTTCACACGGTCCGTTTCAACAATTATCCAAAAGACTGGAACGCCGAATATGAAAGAAAGAAGCTGTGCGCAATAGATCCGGTAGTAGCCCATTGCAATCAATCCATGTTGCCTGTTCTGTGGAGTGAAGAGCTCTTCAGCAACACACCCTGGCTATGGGATGAGCTGGAACAACAAGGGTTACAGCATGGTTGGTCACAAGCCGTCCATGACGAGGAAAGCGGTCTGTGCAGCATTTTGAGTCTCGCCAGAACCCATTGCCCGGTCAGTGCGTGGGAGCTCTACGAGAACCTCGGTTTCTCTGTGTTTATTGGCCGTCACCTGCATAAATTGATTGCCCAGACAATGCCCAAGGCACCTGAACATCCGTCTACACCACATTTGACGCCACGGGAAATCGACGTGCTGAAACTGGCTGCGGACGGCAAGACTGCCTATGAAAGCGCCAGAATTCTCAATCTCAGCGCGCGCACCATCAACTTCCATGTTCAGGAAGCCATTCGCAAACTCGGGGTCAACAACAAGATTTCGGCCGTCATCGCCGCCGTCAAGGCTGGTTATCTCACCAGCAATGCGCTGCGCTGA
- the radA gene encoding DNA repair protein RadA, which produces MAKAKRMYGCTECGSTFPKWAGQCGECGAWNTLTETMVESGGAAAPSGRTGWTGQQAQIKTLAEVSVEEIPRFSTASSELDRVLGGGLVDGSVVLIGGDPGIGKSTILLQTLCNLAKSMPALYVTGEESQQQVAMRARRLGLPQDQLRVMTETCIETIIATARQEKPKVMVIDSIQTIFTEQLQSAPGGVSQVRESAALLVRYAKQSGTAIFLVGHVTKEGALAGPRVLEHMVDTVLYFEGESDGRLRLLRAVKNRFGAVNELGVFGMTDKGLKEVSNPSAIFLTRAQEEVPGSVVMATWEGTRPMLVEVQALVDDSHLANPRRVTLGLDQNRLAMLLAVLHRHGGIPTHDQDVFLNVVGGVKVLETASDLALMAAVMSSLRNRPLPHDLLVFGEVGLSGEVRPVPSGQERLKEAAKHGFKRAIVPKGNAPKESPPGLQIIAVTRLEQALDALFE; this is translated from the coding sequence ATGGCCAAGGCCAAGCGCATGTACGGCTGCACCGAGTGTGGCTCAACCTTCCCGAAGTGGGCCGGCCAGTGCGGCGAATGCGGCGCCTGGAACACGCTGACTGAGACCATGGTGGAAAGCGGCGGGGCGGCGGCGCCCAGCGGGCGTACCGGTTGGACGGGCCAGCAGGCGCAGATCAAGACTCTGGCCGAAGTCAGTGTCGAAGAGATCCCGCGCTTCTCCACGGCCTCCAGTGAGCTGGATCGGGTTCTGGGCGGTGGCCTTGTCGACGGTTCGGTAGTGCTGATCGGCGGTGATCCGGGCATCGGCAAATCGACCATTCTGTTGCAAACCCTGTGCAACCTCGCCAAAAGCATGCCGGCGCTGTACGTCACCGGTGAAGAATCCCAGCAACAAGTGGCCATGCGTGCCCGCCGCTTGGGCTTGCCGCAGGATCAGCTGCGGGTCATGACCGAAACCTGCATCGAAACCATCATCGCCACGGCCCGGCAGGAAAAGCCCAAGGTCATGGTGATCGACTCGATCCAGACGATTTTCACCGAGCAGTTGCAGTCGGCGCCGGGTGGCGTGTCCCAGGTGCGGGAAAGCGCGGCATTGCTGGTGCGCTATGCCAAGCAGAGCGGCACGGCGATTTTCCTGGTCGGTCACGTCACCAAGGAAGGCGCACTGGCCGGTCCACGCGTGCTGGAGCACATGGTCGATACAGTTCTGTATTTCGAAGGCGAGTCCGATGGCCGTCTGCGTTTGCTGCGTGCGGTGAAAAACCGTTTCGGTGCGGTCAACGAATTGGGCGTGTTCGGCATGACCGACAAGGGCCTGAAAGAAGTCTCCAACCCGTCGGCGATTTTTCTCACCCGTGCGCAGGAAGAAGTCCCGGGCAGTGTGGTCATGGCGACGTGGGAAGGCACCCGGCCCATGCTGGTGGAAGTCCAGGCGCTGGTGGATGACAGCCATCTCGCCAACCCGCGGCGGGTAACGCTGGGGCTGGATCAGAATCGTCTGGCGATGTTGCTGGCGGTGCTGCACCGCCATGGCGGAATTCCGACCCACGATCAGGACGTGTTCCTTAACGTGGTCGGCGGCGTGAAGGTACTGGAAACGGCTTCCGACCTGGCGTTGATGGCGGCGGTAATGTCCAGTTTGCGCAACCGGCCGTTGCCCCATGATTTGCTGGTGTTTGGTGAAGTCGGTTTGTCCGGCGAAGTGCGCCCGGTGCCAAGCGGTCAGGAGCGATTGAAAGAAGCGGCCAAGCACGGCTTCAAGCGGGCCATCGTGCCCAAGGGCAATGCGCCGAAAGAGTCGCCGCCGGGGTTGCAGATCATTGCGGTAACGCGTCTGGAGCAGGCGCTCGACGCACTCTTCGAGTAA
- a CDS encoding FadR/GntR family transcriptional regulator has product MITSSTVVNSVVEKLRAALARGQWRSGEMLPGQRELAEQLGISRPSLREAVIVLETLGLVRSMPGKGVVVLEANLADSQAHESAVAAASLEDVLQLRYTLEPFIVGLVAQSISSKEVGQLRLTLMDMREALEANDSEAGVNAYIAFHEELFTLTSNPIFQSVVQQTSNALKQSADVLRNSPEHLAERLEENEAVVRAIRSKNSAQASAEMRRHIIREGQRMGIELNIPEDHFGS; this is encoded by the coding sequence GTGATTACCTCGTCGACCGTTGTAAATTCAGTCGTGGAAAAACTTCGGGCCGCACTGGCCCGTGGTCAGTGGCGTTCCGGTGAAATGCTGCCGGGGCAACGTGAACTGGCCGAACAACTGGGTATCAGCCGCCCGAGCCTGCGTGAAGCGGTGATCGTGCTGGAAACCCTCGGTCTGGTGCGCTCAATGCCGGGCAAAGGCGTGGTGGTGCTCGAAGCCAATCTCGCCGACAGCCAGGCGCATGAAAGCGCAGTGGCCGCGGCGAGCCTGGAAGATGTGCTGCAACTGCGCTACACCCTCGAGCCGTTCATCGTCGGCCTGGTGGCGCAATCCATCAGCAGCAAGGAAGTCGGGCAACTGCGCCTGACCCTGATGGACATGCGCGAAGCCCTGGAAGCCAACGACAGTGAAGCCGGCGTGAATGCCTACATCGCCTTCCACGAAGAGCTGTTCACGCTGACATCGAATCCGATCTTCCAGAGCGTGGTCCAGCAGACCAGCAATGCCCTCAAGCAGAGCGCCGATGTGCTGCGCAACTCCCCGGAACACCTGGCTGAGCGCCTCGAAGAAAACGAAGCGGTGGTTCGGGCGATCCGCAGCAAGAACAGCGCCCAAGCCAGCGCCGAGATGCGTCGACACATTATTCGGGAAGGCCAGCGGATGGGCATCGAGTTGAACATCCCGGAAGACCATTTCGGCAGTTGA
- a CDS encoding ferredoxin--NADP reductase has translation MSASEEKFTRQTLLEVQPLTPNLFTLRASRDSGFRFRAGQFARLGVTKADGSTVWRAYSMVSSPFDEFLEFFSIVVPGGEFTSELSRLGVGDTLLVDRQAFGYLTLDRFVDGRDLWLLSTGTGIAPFLSILQDFEVWEKFERIILVYSVRESRELAYQELIAGLAQREYLAEYAHKLQLINTVTREQHPGALNGRITTLIENGELEREAGVALTPEHSRVMLCGNPQMIDDTRKLLKQRDMHLSLSRRPGQVAVENFW, from the coding sequence ATGAGTGCCAGTGAAGAGAAATTTACTCGCCAGACCTTGCTCGAAGTCCAGCCGTTGACCCCGAACCTGTTCACTCTGCGGGCGTCGAGGGATTCCGGGTTTCGTTTTCGCGCAGGTCAATTCGCCCGGCTGGGCGTGACGAAGGCTGATGGCAGTACGGTTTGGCGCGCCTATTCCATGGTGTCGTCACCCTTTGACGAGTTTCTCGAGTTCTTTTCCATTGTGGTTCCTGGAGGCGAGTTCACCAGCGAACTGAGTCGGCTGGGTGTCGGCGATACGCTGCTGGTCGACCGCCAGGCCTTCGGTTACCTGACGCTCGACCGTTTTGTCGACGGACGCGATCTGTGGCTGCTATCCACTGGCACCGGCATTGCGCCGTTTCTGTCGATCCTTCAGGACTTCGAAGTGTGGGAGAAATTCGAACGGATTATCCTGGTCTACAGCGTGCGCGAATCGCGGGAGCTGGCCTATCAGGAGCTGATTGCAGGGTTGGCGCAGCGTGAATATCTGGCGGAATACGCACACAAGCTGCAACTGATCAACACGGTGACGCGCGAGCAGCATCCCGGCGCCCTGAACGGGCGGATCACCACGTTGATCGAAAACGGCGAGCTGGAGCGCGAGGCTGGAGTGGCGCTGACGCCTGAGCATTCGCGGGTGATGTTGTGCGGAAACCCTCAGATGATTGATGACACGCGCAAGCTGCTCAAGCAGCGCGATATGCATTTGAGCCTCAGCCGGCGACCCGGGCAGGTGGCAGTGGAGAATTTCTGGTAA
- a CDS encoding C4-dicarboxylate transporter DctA, whose product MLRWCSRSIFLQVVLGLVLGIICGLTLPEYSAQLKPLGDGFIKLIKMLIGLIVFCVVVSGISGAGDLKKVGRIGLKSVIYFEILTTIALVIGLMFAFSTGIGSGANIHLEQLSAADMGDIAQRGQHMHTTTQFLMDLIPTSVIGAFADNNILQVLLFSVLFGSALNLVGEAASGISRLINELSHVIFRIMGMIVRLAPIGVFGAIAFTTSKYGLDSLQHLGSLVGLFYLTCVAFVSLILGLVMRLSGLKMWPLLKYLREELLIVMGTASSDAVLPQIMRKLEHLGIGSSTVGLVIPTGYSFNLDGFSIYLTLAIVFIANATGTPLAMTDLLTILLVSLITSKGAHGIPGSALVILAATLTAIPAIPVVGLVLVLAVDWFMGIGRALTNLIGNCVATVAIARWEKDIDVQRANKVLSGQVGYTFQPRKPVAPVHQQEF is encoded by the coding sequence ATGCTCAGATGGTGCTCGCGTTCAATCTTCCTCCAAGTGGTTCTCGGACTGGTGCTCGGCATCATCTGCGGGCTGACCCTTCCCGAATACTCCGCTCAGCTCAAACCGCTCGGTGACGGTTTTATCAAGCTGATCAAAATGCTCATCGGCCTGATTGTGTTCTGCGTCGTGGTCAGCGGCATCAGCGGTGCCGGCGACCTGAAGAAGGTCGGCCGCATCGGCCTCAAATCGGTGATCTACTTTGAAATCCTCACCACCATTGCGCTGGTGATCGGTCTGATGTTCGCCTTCAGCACCGGGATCGGCAGCGGTGCGAACATTCATCTGGAGCAGCTTTCCGCCGCCGACATGGGCGATATCGCCCAGCGCGGTCAGCACATGCACACCACCACGCAGTTCCTGATGGACCTGATTCCGACCTCGGTCATTGGCGCCTTCGCCGACAACAACATCCTGCAAGTCCTGCTGTTTTCGGTGCTGTTCGGCAGTGCGCTGAATCTGGTGGGAGAAGCGGCGTCGGGTATTTCACGGTTGATCAATGAGCTGAGCCACGTGATCTTCCGCATCATGGGCATGATCGTGCGTCTGGCGCCGATCGGTGTGTTCGGTGCGATCGCTTTCACCACCAGCAAATATGGCCTGGACTCGCTGCAACACCTGGGCAGCCTGGTCGGTCTGTTTTACCTGACCTGCGTAGCCTTCGTGTCGCTGATTCTCGGCTTGGTCATGCGCCTCTCCGGTTTGAAGATGTGGCCGCTGCTCAAGTACCTGCGCGAAGAATTGCTGATCGTCATGGGCACTGCTTCGTCCGACGCTGTGTTGCCACAAATCATGCGCAAGCTTGAGCATCTGGGCATCGGCAGTTCGACGGTCGGGCTGGTGATTCCAACCGGTTACTCGTTCAACCTCGACGGTTTCTCGATCTACCTGACCCTGGCCATCGTGTTCATTGCCAATGCCACCGGCACGCCGCTAGCGATGACAGATCTGCTGACGATTCTGTTGGTGTCGTTGATCACCTCCAAAGGCGCGCACGGTATTCCCGGCTCGGCGCTGGTGATTCTGGCCGCGACACTGACCGCGATCCCGGCGATTCCGGTGGTGGGTCTGGTGCTGGTGCTGGCAGTGGACTGGTTCATGGGCATCGGCCGGGCGCTGACCAACCTGATCGGCAACTGTGTGGCGACCGTGGCCATTGCCCGCTGGGAAAAGGACATCGATGTGCAACGGGCGAACAAGGTACTTTCCGGCCAGGTGGGTTATACCTTCCAGCCGCGCAAACCGGTGGCACCGGTGCATCAGCAGGAATTTTGA
- a CDS encoding PilZ domain-containing protein, giving the protein MSEHPADRRRFKRIAFDARTELSQGEFIWPVKLIDLSLKGLLIERPEPWLGDGKQDFFVDIHLSEDVDIEMDVQLTHEDHGQLGFVCRHISLESIERLRRLIELNLGDQAELERELGALIEV; this is encoded by the coding sequence ATGAGCGAGCACCCAGCCGATCGCCGCCGCTTCAAACGTATTGCGTTCGATGCCAGAACCGAGCTGAGCCAAGGGGAATTCATCTGGCCGGTGAAGTTGATCGACCTGTCGCTCAAAGGTCTATTGATCGAGCGCCCCGAGCCTTGGCTGGGTGATGGCAAGCAGGATTTTTTCGTCGACATTCATCTGAGTGAAGATGTCGATATCGAGATGGATGTGCAGTTGACCCATGAAGACCATGGGCAATTGGGCTTTGTGTGCAGGCATATCAGCCTGGAGTCTATTGAGCGTCTGCGGCGGTTGATTGAGCTGAACCTCGGAGACCAAGCAGAGCTGGAGCGGGAGCTGGGTGCGCTGATCGAGGTTTGA
- a CDS encoding GntR family transcriptional regulator, with protein MNSFASPQTLVALPFAPLVDDLYARIFEAILEQRIHSASRFTEESLAQMFGVRRSDVRDVLTQLSHQQIIVLRVNHRPRVAEIDAEQTRQTLHARRLAEVMLVRLACQQPLAQDMKRLRALIESERQCTEQGRALRLSGEFHLRLAQMAGNAPLAHFLESLIPLTSLALAQCDEQSTDYCAWRVHLKILDALEQGDAAKAETELNRHLDYLEDVLLSPLSARGQNCAAG; from the coding sequence ATGAACAGCTTCGCCTCACCGCAGACTCTTGTTGCCCTGCCCTTTGCGCCGTTGGTGGATGATCTGTATGCACGAATCTTCGAGGCAATTCTCGAACAGCGAATCCATTCGGCCAGCCGCTTCACTGAAGAAAGCCTGGCGCAAATGTTCGGCGTTCGACGCAGCGATGTTCGAGATGTGCTGACACAACTATCCCATCAGCAAATCATCGTCCTTCGAGTCAACCATCGCCCCCGCGTAGCCGAAATTGATGCCGAACAGACCCGGCAGACGCTGCATGCCCGGCGCCTGGCCGAAGTCATGCTGGTGCGACTGGCCTGTCAGCAGCCTCTTGCACAAGACATGAAACGCCTGCGCGCGCTGATCGAAAGCGAACGCCAATGCACAGAACAAGGCCGGGCGCTGCGTCTGTCGGGCGAGTTCCACCTGCGGTTGGCGCAAATGGCAGGGAATGCACCGTTGGCGCACTTTCTCGAAAGCCTGATACCGCTGACTTCGTTGGCGCTTGCGCAGTGTGATGAGCAGTCGACGGATTATTGCGCGTGGCGGGTGCACCTGAAGATTCTGGATGCGCTGGAACAAGGTGATGCGGCGAAGGCGGAAACCGAGCTCAACCGGCATCTGGATTATCTGGAGGATGTGTTGCTGAGCCCTCTATCGGCACGGGGCCAAAACTGTGCTGCAGGTTAG
- the yjiA gene encoding GTPase, which translates to MSSPIPVTILSGFLGAGKTTLLRHLLKTEHGLKIAVIENEFSDAGIDTQLLGDEPVQVMTLSNGCVCCTIHTDLTKALYLLLERLDSGDIAFDRLVIECTGLADPAPVAQTFFIDEELRERYILDGIITLVDAAHAETHLTQTIAQAQIGFADRLLVSKRDLVDEPTFTALSERLTRINRRAPIRVVDHGQIDLAELLDVRGFNLNADLGGGVSLRPVSQAPSIDRISSLVLRTDKPLDIDKLSEFMNELLEDHGKQLLRYKGVLNIVGETRRMVFQGVLKLYGFDWDTEWAEGETRESVIVFIADDLPEEKIREGFARVAAD; encoded by the coding sequence GTGTCCTCTCCCATCCCGGTCACAATCCTCAGCGGCTTCCTCGGCGCCGGCAAAACCACTTTGCTGCGCCATCTGCTCAAAACCGAGCACGGCCTGAAAATCGCCGTGATCGAAAACGAATTCAGCGACGCCGGCATCGACACCCAACTATTGGGCGACGAACCGGTACAAGTGATGACGCTGTCCAACGGCTGCGTCTGCTGCACCATCCACACCGACCTGACCAAAGCCCTGTACCTGCTGCTCGAGCGCCTCGACAGCGGCGACATCGCCTTCGACCGTCTGGTGATTGAATGCACCGGCCTGGCCGACCCGGCCCCAGTGGCGCAAACCTTCTTCATCGACGAAGAATTGCGCGAGCGCTACATCCTCGACGGCATCATCACACTGGTCGACGCGGCGCACGCCGAAACTCATCTGACCCAAACCATCGCCCAGGCGCAGATCGGTTTCGCCGACCGCTTGCTGGTGAGCAAGCGCGATTTGGTAGACGAGCCGACTTTCACGGCGCTGAGCGAGCGGCTGACCCGTATCAATCGTCGCGCACCAATCCGCGTGGTCGACCATGGTCAGATTGATCTGGCCGAGCTGCTCGACGTGCGTGGTTTCAATCTCAATGCCGACCTCGGTGGTGGCGTGAGTTTGCGCCCGGTGAGCCAGGCCCCGTCCATTGACCGCATTTCCAGCCTGGTGCTGCGCACCGACAAGCCGCTGGATATCGACAAGCTCAGCGAGTTCATGAACGAGCTGCTGGAGGACCACGGCAAGCAATTGCTGCGCTACAAAGGGGTACTGAACATCGTTGGCGAAACGCGGCGCATGGTGTTTCAGGGCGTGCTGAAGCTTTACGGTTTCGATTGGGATACGGAGTGGGCAGAGGGTGAAACACGCGAAAGCGTGATCGTGTTCATTGCCGATGATTTGCCGGAAGAAAAGATTCGCGAAGGGTTTGCGCGGGTGGCGGCGGATTAA
- a CDS encoding YbdD/YjiX family protein, which translates to MFNDLSRLGKYLGQAARLMVGMPDYDNYVEHMQTKHPDKPVMSYEMFFRERQEARYGGKGGPKCC; encoded by the coding sequence ATGTTCAATGACCTGAGTCGCCTCGGTAAATACCTCGGTCAGGCCGCGCGCCTGATGGTCGGCATGCCCGACTACGACAACTACGTCGAGCATATGCAAACCAAACACCCGGACAAACCGGTGATGAGCTACGAGATGTTCTTCCGCGAACGTCAGGAAGCCCGCTACGGTGGCAAGGGTGGGCCGAAGTGCTGTTGA
- a CDS encoding carbon starvation CstA family protein, with protein MKNNNSPLRHLPWLVLAIIGACALGVVALRRGEAINALWIVVAAVAIYLVAYRYYSLFIANNVMQLDPRRATPAVLNNDGLDYVPTNKHILFGHHFAAIAGAGPLVGPVLAAQMGYLPGTLWLIAGVVLAGAVQDFMVLFMSTRRNGRSLGDMVREEMGRIPGTIALFGCFLIMIIILAVLALIVVKALAESPWGIFTVMATIPIAMFMGIYMRYIRPGRIGEISVIGVLLLLGSIWLGGQIAADPVWAKAFSFTGIQITWMLIGYGFVAAVLPVWLILAPRDYLSTFLKIGTIVALAIGILITMPELKMPALTQFIDGTGPVWKGGLFPFLFITIACGAVSGFHALISSGTTPKLLDNEVNARYIGYGGMLMESFVAIMAMVAASVIEPGVYFAMNSPAAVVGGDVVAVATAVSSWGFAITPEALQAVAHDIGETTILARAGGAPTLAVGIAQILHSVLPGENTMAFWYHFAILFEALFILTAVDAGTRAGRFMLQDLLGSFVPALKRTESWTANLIATAGCVAMWGWLLYQGVIDPLGGINTLWPLFGISNQMLAGIALMLGTVVLIKMKRQRYIWVTLLPAVWLLICTTTAGFIKLFDANPAIGFLSLAKKYSDALANGQILAPAKDITQMQHVIFNAYTNATLTALFLFVVFSILFYALKVGIASWGKKERTDKESPFQALPDA; from the coding sequence ATGAAAAATAATAATAGCCCGCTACGCCATCTACCCTGGCTGGTGCTGGCAATCATAGGGGCGTGCGCCCTGGGTGTAGTGGCACTGCGCCGAGGTGAGGCAATCAATGCCTTATGGATTGTGGTCGCAGCCGTGGCCATTTATCTGGTTGCGTACCGTTACTACAGTCTGTTCATCGCTAACAATGTGATGCAGCTTGACCCGCGACGGGCCACCCCCGCCGTACTCAACAACGATGGTCTGGACTACGTGCCGACCAACAAACACATCCTCTTCGGTCACCACTTCGCGGCCATCGCCGGCGCGGGGCCTCTGGTCGGTCCGGTGCTGGCGGCGCAGATGGGGTATCTGCCCGGCACGCTCTGGCTGATCGCCGGTGTGGTGCTGGCGGGTGCCGTTCAGGATTTCATGGTCCTGTTCATGTCCACCCGCCGCAACGGTCGTTCCCTGGGTGACATGGTTCGCGAAGAAATGGGCCGCATCCCCGGCACCATCGCGCTGTTCGGCTGCTTCCTGATCATGATCATCATCCTCGCGGTGCTGGCGTTGATCGTCGTGAAAGCGTTGGCCGAGAGCCCGTGGGGCATCTTCACCGTGATGGCGACCATCCCGATCGCGATGTTCATGGGCATCTACATGCGCTACATCCGCCCGGGCCGCATCGGTGAGATCTCGGTGATCGGCGTGCTGCTGCTGCTCGGTTCGATCTGGCTGGGCGGGCAGATCGCCGCTGATCCGGTGTGGGCCAAGGCGTTCAGCTTCACCGGTATCCAGATTACCTGGATGCTGATCGGTTACGGTTTCGTCGCGGCGGTACTGCCGGTGTGGCTGATCCTGGCGCCGCGTGACTACCTGTCGACCTTCTTGAAAATCGGCACCATCGTTGCCTTGGCGATCGGTATTCTGATCACCATGCCCGAGCTGAAAATGCCGGCACTGACTCAGTTCATCGACGGCACCGGTCCGGTGTGGAAGGGCGGTCTGTTCCCGTTCCTGTTCATCACCATTGCCTGTGGCGCGGTATCGGGTTTCCATGCGCTGATTTCCTCCGGCACCACGCCGAAGCTGCTGGATAACGAGGTCAACGCCCGTTACATCGGCTACGGCGGCATGCTGATGGAATCCTTCGTGGCAATCATGGCCATGGTCGCCGCTTCGGTGATCGAGCCTGGCGTGTACTTCGCCATGAACAGTCCGGCTGCAGTAGTCGGCGGTGACGTAGTGGCGGTGGCAACAGCGGTCAGCAGCTGGGGCTTTGCGATTACCCCGGAAGCGCTGCAAGCGGTTGCCCATGACATCGGTGAAACCACCATCCTGGCCCGCGCCGGTGGTGCGCCGACCCTGGCGGTCGGTATCGCGCAGATCCTGCACAGTGTGCTGCCGGGTGAAAACACCATGGCGTTCTGGTACCACTTCGCGATTCTGTTCGAGGCGCTGTTCATTCTGACCGCTGTGGACGCCGGTACCCGTGCCGGTCGATTCATGCTGCAAGACCTCCTGGGGTCTTTCGTCCCGGCGCTGAAACGCACCGAATCCTGGACTGCCAACCTGATCGCCACCGCCGGTTGTGTGGCGATGTGGGGCTGGTTGTTGTATCAGGGCGTAATCGATCCGCTGGGTGGCATCAACACCTTGTGGCCGCTGTTCGGCATCTCCAACCAGATGCTGGCCGGTATCGCGCTGATGCTCGGCACTGTCGTGCTGATCAAAATGAAACGTCAACGCTACATCTGGGTGACCTTGTTGCCTGCCGTGTGGCTGTTGATCTGCACCACCACTGCCGGCTTCATCAAGCTGTTCGACGCCAACCCGGCGATCGGCTTCCTGTCGCTGGCGAAAAAATACAGCGATGCCCTGGCCAACGGCCAGATCCTCGCCCCGGCCAAGGACATCACGCAGATGCAACACGTGATCTTCAACGCCTACACCAACGCAACGCTGACCGCGCTGTTCCTGTTCGTGGTGTTCAGCATCCTGTTCTATGCACTCAAGGTCGGCATTGCCTCCTGGGGTAAAAAAGAACGTACGGATAAAGAATCGCCATTCCAGGCACTGCCGGATGCGTAA
- the mscL gene encoding large-conductance mechanosensitive channel protein MscL: protein MGVLNEFKAFAVKGNVIDMAVGIIIGAAFGKIVSSFVGDLIMPPIGLLIGGVDFSDLAITLKAAQGDVPAVVLAYGKFIQTLIDFVIVAFAIFMGVKAINRLKREEAVAPTLPPVPTKEEELLGEIRDLLKAQNNRP, encoded by the coding sequence ATGGGCGTGCTAAACGAGTTCAAGGCCTTCGCGGTCAAAGGCAATGTGATCGACATGGCCGTCGGTATCATCATCGGCGCCGCTTTCGGCAAGATCGTTTCGTCTTTTGTCGGCGATTTGATCATGCCCCCTATCGGGCTGCTGATCGGCGGGGTGGACTTCAGCGACCTGGCCATTACGCTCAAGGCAGCTCAAGGCGACGTTCCGGCGGTGGTCCTGGCGTACGGTAAATTCATCCAGACCCTGATCGACTTCGTCATCGTTGCCTTCGCGATCTTCATGGGCGTCAAGGCCATCAACCGCCTGAAGCGCGAAGAAGCCGTGGCCCCGACCCTGCCGCCGGTTCCGACCAAGGAAGAAGAATTGCTCGGTGAGATTCGTGATTTGCTGAAGGCCCAGAACAATCGGCCTTGA